In the genome of Flavobacterium panacagri, one region contains:
- a CDS encoding dipeptide epimerase — protein sequence MKLILREYNLKLKHTFTISRESIDFQPSLIVELQSEGFSGFGEATSNPYYNITVPMMMQDLEKIRSVIESIENETPEIFWDKMHPYLQDDMFALCALDLAYNDLYARKKGKKLYELWNYTTEKNPMTDYTIGIASIDKMVSKMQELPWPIYKIKLGTKEDIEIVKELRKHTNAVFRIDANCGWSVEETINNAVELKKLGVEFLEQPMKADNWEGHKEVFKHSVLPVIADESCIIEEDVQKCHNHFHGVNVKLVKCGGLTPGKRMIEEAKKLGLRTMVGCMTESTVGISAIAHLLPQLDYVDMDGALLLAEDIATGVTIKDGVVSYSDLNGTGVTLL from the coding sequence ATGAAACTAATTTTAAGAGAATACAATCTCAAACTCAAACATACTTTTACCATTTCAAGAGAATCTATAGATTTTCAGCCTTCTTTAATTGTGGAATTACAAAGCGAAGGTTTTTCTGGTTTTGGAGAAGCGACTTCAAATCCGTATTACAACATTACAGTTCCAATGATGATGCAGGATTTAGAAAAAATCAGAAGTGTTATTGAAAGTATAGAAAATGAAACTCCAGAAATATTTTGGGACAAAATGCATCCGTATTTACAAGATGATATGTTTGCTTTGTGCGCTTTAGATTTGGCTTATAATGATTTGTATGCTCGCAAAAAAGGCAAAAAACTTTACGAATTGTGGAATTACACAACCGAAAAAAATCCGATGACGGATTATACAATCGGAATTGCTTCTATAGATAAAATGGTTTCTAAAATGCAGGAACTTCCTTGGCCGATTTATAAGATAAAATTAGGAACCAAAGAAGATATTGAAATTGTAAAAGAACTTCGTAAACACACCAATGCCGTTTTTAGAATCGATGCGAACTGTGGCTGGAGTGTTGAAGAAACAATAAACAACGCAGTTGAACTAAAAAAACTAGGTGTTGAATTCTTAGAACAACCTATGAAAGCAGATAATTGGGAAGGTCACAAAGAAGTCTTCAAACATTCTGTTCTTCCTGTCATTGCAGATGAAAGCTGTATTATTGAAGAAGATGTTCAAAAATGTCATAATCATTTTCATGGTGTAAATGTAAAATTAGTTAAATGTGGTGGTTTAACTCCCGGAAAACGCATGATTGAAGAAGCTAAAAAACTAGGATTAAGAACAATGGTGGGCTGTATGACAGAATCGACTGTTGGAATTTCTGCCATTGCACATTTGCTCCCTCAACTCGATTATGTCGATATGGATGGAGCACTTCTTTTAGCAGAAGATATTGCAACCGGAGTAACCATAAAAGATGGCGTTGTCAGCTATTCTGATTTAAACGGAACAGGAGTTACACTTTTATAA
- a CDS encoding DUF1456 family protein, with protein sequence MTNNDILKKLRVALMLRDDQIVEILELVDFRISKSELGAFFRAEDHPNYMECGDQVLRNFLNGLVIHLRGTKENPKNPNEVLAKHKAEIPKKETSKERPEFKATPKDSEKYRGDQSASKSGSSTGKPKKKAFPKGNGKPVVVEKVVFKNGKNKK encoded by the coding sequence ATGACAAATAACGATATACTTAAAAAACTTCGCGTGGCTTTGATGCTCCGTGATGACCAAATAGTTGAAATTTTAGAATTAGTAGATTTCAGAATTTCAAAATCAGAATTGGGTGCTTTTTTTAGAGCCGAAGATCATCCAAATTATATGGAATGCGGCGATCAGGTTTTAAGAAACTTCTTAAACGGACTAGTAATTCATTTAAGAGGAACTAAAGAAAATCCTAAAAATCCAAATGAAGTTTTAGCAAAGCATAAAGCTGAAATTCCGAAGAAAGAAACTTCTAAAGAAAGGCCAGAATTTAAAGCCACGCCAAAAGATTCAGAAAAATATAGAGGCGATCAAAGTGCATCAAAATCAGGTTCATCAACTGGAAAGCCTAAAAAGAAAGCATTCCCAAAAGGAAATGGAAAACCAGTTGTTGTAGAAAAAGTGGTTTTTAAAAACGGGAAAAATAAAAAGTAA
- a CDS encoding aminotransferase class I/II-fold pyridoxal phosphate-dependent enzyme: MKVDKFPDRIIEIDQEQYLYFGGTAYLGLPTNASFQNLVVQNILKWGTTYGSSRTANIQLTAYDAGESFLASHISSESTVTVSSGMLAGKLVVDLMKKQTDCFFHLNDTHNAIQTENSLPVFLNGNLNNRLLDSKTERITILTDGVPSFETKPADLSFLKNISKSKEITLVIDESHSLGITNKNGCGIYSSISFPLKRKIMVSSLGKAFGLTGGVIAGDLEFINQIKELETFTSAAGMNPAFVQTLSDASAIYNMQHQKLLDNLNYIDSILVKDGNVKFDKTYPLIYLLSNELVEKLKQEKIIIASFRYKKEAEPLNRIVVTANHLKEDLDKLVSVLNKN, translated from the coding sequence ATGAAAGTCGATAAATTTCCCGATCGCATTATTGAAATTGACCAAGAACAGTATTTGTATTTTGGCGGAACTGCCTATTTGGGACTTCCAACAAATGCATCATTTCAGAATTTAGTCGTTCAAAACATTTTAAAATGGGGAACTACTTACGGAAGCTCAAGAACTGCGAATATCCAATTAACCGCTTATGATGCAGGCGAAAGCTTTTTAGCTTCTCATATTAGCTCAGAAAGCACTGTTACTGTTTCTTCTGGAATGCTTGCTGGAAAATTGGTTGTTGATTTAATGAAAAAACAAACCGATTGTTTTTTTCATTTGAACGATACGCACAACGCTATTCAAACTGAAAATAGTCTTCCTGTATTCTTAAATGGAAATTTAAATAATCGTTTATTAGACTCAAAAACTGAAAGAATAACAATTTTAACCGACGGTGTTCCTTCTTTTGAAACAAAACCTGCCGATTTATCTTTTTTAAAAAACATTTCAAAAAGCAAAGAAATTACTTTAGTAATTGATGAATCACATTCGTTAGGAATTACTAATAAAAATGGCTGTGGAATCTACTCATCAATTTCATTTCCTCTAAAAAGAAAAATAATGGTTTCTTCATTAGGAAAAGCTTTTGGATTAACCGGCGGCGTTATTGCAGGAGATTTAGAATTCATTAATCAAATAAAAGAACTGGAAACTTTTACGAGCGCTGCTGGAATGAATCCTGCTTTTGTGCAAACACTTTCTGATGCTTCAGCAATTTATAATATGCAACATCAAAAACTGCTCGATAATTTAAATTACATTGATTCGATTTTAGTTAAAGACGGCAATGTAAAATTTGATAAAACTTATCCACTGATTTATTTATTATCCAATGAGTTAGTTGAAAAACTAAAACAGGAAAAAATCATTATTGCCAGCTTTAGATACAAAAAAGAAGCTGAACCATTAAATCGAATTGTTGTTACTGCCAATCATTTAAAAGAAGATTTGGATAAATTAGTTAGCGTTTTAAATAAAAATTAG
- a CDS encoding LytR/AlgR family response regulator transcription factor, which translates to MAFKCIIVDDEPPATRILENYIGKVNFLEKAGVFNDSLKALEFLNKESVDVIFLDIQMPQLTGLQLSRIISKNIKIIFTTAYPDFALEGFELNAVDYLLKPISFERFYQAVSKLNSEPKIEISNQSNLPDFLFVKTDGKNKFQKVFLTDILYVESLQNYVCIHTSKQQIITHSSLKNVIESLPDNEFIQIHKSYVVSLKHIESTDNFSVFINGKELPIGATFKDAFFDKIEKNKI; encoded by the coding sequence ATGGCTTTTAAATGCATTATTGTAGATGATGAACCGCCTGCAACTAGAATATTGGAAAATTATATTGGAAAAGTAAATTTTCTTGAAAAAGCTGGAGTCTTTAATGATTCGTTAAAAGCATTAGAATTCTTAAATAAAGAATCTGTTGATGTGATTTTCCTGGATATTCAAATGCCTCAGTTAACGGGTTTACAGCTTTCAAGAATTATTTCGAAGAATATAAAAATCATTTTTACGACAGCTTATCCTGATTTTGCTTTAGAGGGTTTTGAGTTGAATGCAGTAGATTATTTGCTGAAACCCATTTCGTTTGAACGTTTCTATCAAGCTGTTTCAAAATTGAATTCTGAGCCTAAAATAGAAATTTCAAATCAAAGTAATCTGCCTGATTTTCTTTTCGTTAAAACAGACGGAAAAAATAAATTTCAGAAAGTATTTTTGACGGATATTTTATATGTAGAAAGTCTCCAGAATTATGTTTGTATTCACACTTCAAAACAGCAGATTATAACGCATTCATCCTTGAAAAATGTAATTGAATCGCTTCCGGATAATGAGTTTATCCAGATCCATAAATCGTATGTTGTTTCACTAAAACATATCGAATCAACGGATAATTTTTCTGTTTTTATTAATGGAAAAGAACTGCCGATTGGAGCAACGTTTAAAGATGCCTTTTTTGATAAAATTGAAAAGAATAAGATATAG